In a genomic window of Deinococcus ruber:
- the treY gene encoding malto-oligosyltrehalose synthase — MTLPGSGPAPDRAAVRVPRATYRLQLHRGFPFARAQAVLDYLVRLGISDAYLSPIWQATPGSTHGYDVTDHTRVNAELGGLAGLTRLSDALRERQMGLLLDFVPNHMGVGSGKNAYWEDVLEHGQASRYAHFFDIDWEPLKRSLAGKVLLPVLGDLYGRVLERGELKVERLQGEGGDPTGRFGLCYFGRVFPLSPRTLAPLLRRAAELCRLSDESDLRAELNSVALQMDSLPSSSTSPSQEQREDRARETTIIARRLRELGHTSPSVARALDAAVKEMNADPEALDRLIREQNYRLSYWRAASEQINYRRFFDINDLAALRMEDPRVFEWAHSLLLDLVKEGRVTGIRLDHTDGLYDPAGYFQQLQNGAAAALGLTEQSGQPVLYVVAEKILEPGEKLPGGWPIHGTTGYDFLAQLGGAFVDAGSQEELTAMYRRWTGDRQSFGETLHDTKELILRTSLSSELYGLAERLERLAERDLRWRDFTLSTLRTALREVIASFPVYRTYLREDGVREPGDDTKIGHAIRDARLLNRELDESVFDFLHEVLTLNTEHPLTRQAYAEFALRFQQLTGPVTAKGAEDTAFYRYVRLLSLNEVGGDPALYGTPPATFHAQTKARGLAWPHAMLSTSTHDTKRGEDTRARIAVLSEVPQTWAAYLSEWSRLTRPFERYVSPEPEQSARSTLRMPSAADSYALFQTVLGVWPLDGNFEGLEDRLVEYALKSAREAKTHTTWGTPDTEYEELLENLVRGLMGSAAYRRSVEELHARLSPYGAQNSLSGTLIRLTAPGVPDTYQGSEVWNQSLVDPDNRRPVNYGDLSRRLTTIEERFASTPLAVAREVLERYQDGDVKLLVTWAALQARRTFSELFMHGDYAPIEAGKFLMAYSRTYGNETAVIAAPRLSLTLTRERQPWPLGEVWGKRELTLPGAGTWRNVLTGEVFRVRGKKLALAQLFEHFPLALLIREGSGK; from the coding sequence GTGACCCTGCCCGGCTCTGGCCCTGCACCCGATAGAGCCGCCGTTCGTGTGCCGAGAGCGACCTACCGGCTGCAACTGCACCGGGGCTTTCCGTTCGCCCGCGCACAGGCGGTGCTCGATTATCTGGTGCGCCTGGGCATCTCGGACGCTTACCTGTCGCCCATCTGGCAGGCCACACCCGGCAGCACCCACGGCTACGACGTGACCGACCACACCCGCGTGAACGCAGAGCTGGGCGGTCTGGCGGGCCTGACGCGCCTGTCGGATGCCCTGCGCGAACGGCAGATGGGCCTGCTGCTCGATTTTGTGCCGAACCACATGGGTGTGGGGAGCGGCAAAAACGCGTACTGGGAAGACGTGCTGGAACACGGGCAGGCGTCGCGCTACGCCCATTTCTTCGATATCGACTGGGAGCCGCTGAAACGCTCGCTGGCAGGCAAGGTGCTGCTGCCGGTGCTGGGCGACCTGTATGGGCGCGTGCTGGAGCGCGGCGAGCTGAAGGTCGAGCGCCTTCAGGGTGAGGGCGGCGACCCCACCGGACGCTTTGGCCTGTGCTACTTCGGGCGGGTTTTTCCGCTGTCACCGCGCACGCTGGCCCCGCTGCTGCGCCGGGCCGCCGAACTGTGCAGGCTCAGCGACGAGAGCGATCTGCGGGCCGAACTGAACTCGGTGGCGCTCCAGATGGACAGCCTGCCGAGCAGCAGCACCAGCCCCAGCCAGGAGCAGCGCGAGGACCGCGCCCGCGAAACCACCATCATTGCCAGAAGGCTGCGCGAGCTGGGCCATACCAGCCCCTCGGTGGCCCGCGCCCTCGACGCTGCCGTGAAGGAGATGAACGCCGATCCGGAAGCGCTCGACCGCCTGATCAGAGAGCAGAATTACCGCCTGAGCTACTGGCGGGCCGCCTCCGAGCAGATCAATTACCGCCGCTTCTTCGACATCAACGATCTGGCCGCCCTGCGGATGGAAGACCCACGCGTCTTCGAGTGGGCGCACAGCCTGCTGCTCGACCTGGTGAAGGAAGGCCGCGTCACGGGCATCCGGCTCGACCACACCGACGGTCTGTACGACCCGGCAGGCTATTTTCAGCAGCTTCAGAACGGAGCGGCGGCAGCCCTGGGGCTTACAGAACAGAGCGGTCAGCCCGTGCTGTACGTGGTGGCCGAAAAGATTCTGGAACCCGGCGAAAAGCTGCCGGGCGGCTGGCCGATTCACGGCACCACCGGCTACGATTTTCTGGCGCAGCTGGGCGGCGCGTTCGTGGACGCGGGCAGTCAGGAAGAACTGACCGCCATGTATCGCCGCTGGACAGGCGACCGCCAGAGCTTCGGCGAGACGCTGCACGACACCAAAGAACTGATTCTGCGAACCAGCCTGTCTTCAGAGCTGTACGGACTGGCCGAGCGGCTGGAACGACTGGCCGAGCGCGACCTGCGCTGGCGCGATTTCACGCTCAGCACGCTGCGAACTGCTCTGCGCGAGGTGATCGCCAGCTTTCCGGTGTACCGCACGTATCTGCGCGAAGACGGCGTGCGCGAACCCGGTGACGACACCAAGATCGGGCATGCCATCCGCGACGCACGGCTGCTGAACCGCGAACTCGACGAGAGCGTGTTCGACTTCCTGCATGAAGTGTTGACGCTGAACACGGAACATCCGCTGACCCGGCAGGCTTACGCCGAATTCGCCCTGAGATTCCAGCAGCTCACCGGGCCTGTGACCGCCAAAGGTGCGGAGGATACCGCGTTTTACCGTTACGTGCGCCTGCTGTCGCTGAACGAGGTCGGCGGCGATCCGGCCCTGTACGGCACGCCGCCCGCCACCTTTCATGCCCAGACGAAGGCCAGAGGTCTGGCATGGCCGCACGCGATGCTCAGCACCAGCACGCACGACACCAAGCGCGGTGAGGATACCCGCGCCCGCATCGCGGTGCTGTCGGAGGTGCCGCAGACGTGGGCCGCCTACCTCAGCGAGTGGTCGCGCCTGACCCGCCCCTTCGAGCGCTACGTTTCTCCGGAGCCCGAGCAGTCGGCCCGCAGCACGCTGCGGATGCCCAGCGCCGCCGACAGTTACGCGCTGTTTCAGACGGTGCTGGGCGTGTGGCCGCTCGACGGCAACTTCGAGGGCCTGGAAGACCGGCTGGTCGAATACGCCCTGAAATCGGCGCGGGAGGCCAAAACCCATACCACTTGGGGCACGCCCGACACCGAATACGAGGAACTGCTGGAAAATCTGGTGCGCGGGCTGATGGGCAGTGCCGCTTACCGGCGCAGCGTCGAGGAACTGCACGCACGCCTGTCGCCCTACGGCGCACAGAACAGCCTGTCGGGAACGCTGATCCGGCTGACCGCGCCCGGCGTGCCCGACACGTACCAGGGATCGGAGGTGTGGAATCAGTCGCTGGTCGATCCCGATAACCGCCGCCCGGTGAATTATGGCGACCTGAGCAGGCGGCTGACGACCATCGAGGAGCGCTTTGCCTCTACGCCGCTGGCAGTGGCGCGGGAGGTGCTGGAGCGCTATCAGGACGGCGACGTCAAACTGCTCGTCACCTGGGCGGCGCTTCAGGCACGGCGGACCTTTTCAGAGCTGTTCATGCACGGCGACTACGCCCCGATAGAAGCCGGAAAATTCCTGATGGCCTACAGCCGCACATACGGCAACGAGACGGCTGTTATCGCCGCCCCGCGCCTGAGCCTGACGCTGACCCGCGAGCGTCAGCCCTGGCCGCTGGGCGAAGTCTGGGGCAAACGGGAACTGACGCTGCCCGGTGCAGGAACGTGGCGCAACGTCCTGACCGGTGAAGTGTTCAGGGTACGCGGAAAGAAACTGGCGCTGGCCCAGCTGTTCGAGCACTTCCCGCTGGCGTTGTTGATCCGGGAAGGAAGTGGGAAGTAA
- the treZ gene encoding malto-oligosyltrehalose trehalohydrolase: MKNPAPLSPRLGALPVQNGTLFRAWSTVARHIEVCVDGQLTPMQALENGIFEVTLPVHARARYHFVLDGQDTPDPYARFLPDGLHGDAEIIDTRQFHWQHAGWHGISLHECVFYELHVGTFTPEGTYASAVQKLPYLKELGITAVELMPLAAFPGERGWGYDGAAMFAPHASYGRPEDLQAFVDAAHALGLAVFLDVVYNHFGPDGNFLSAFSPSYFTDRFQSPWGDGLDYHEPHMRRYITDNALMWLTEYRIDGLRLDATQAMQDDSDKHILQELAEEVHSLGGHHLMLAEDYRNLPELVTDFHLDCIWVDDFHHEVRVTLTAEQDGYYGPFEGGAAALSHVLRRGWVFEGQEWPLEERPRGKPADRLDAPNFVYFIQNHDQIGNRASGDRLNHHPAVSPRAFRAASMLLLTLPMTPLLFQGQEWAASTPFLFFTDHHGELGKLVSEGRKQEFGHFEGFSGDVPDPQDAATFEASRLNWAEQNSGEHAQTLALYRDLLALRRSDAVLKDSRRDTLEAGHRGDLLWVRRSDRHGVRLLLWNLGATVHMQDVELPHPIPPRLLIHSEGHYRDEAFTHGVLGQHEAVLLAGP; the protein is encoded by the coding sequence ATGAAGAACCCTGCCCCTCTCTCCCCACGGCTGGGCGCGTTGCCCGTTCAGAACGGCACCCTGTTTCGGGCCTGGAGCACGGTCGCCCGCCACATCGAGGTCTGCGTGGACGGTCAGCTGACGCCGATGCAGGCGCTGGAGAACGGCATTTTCGAAGTGACGCTGCCGGTGCATGCCAGAGCCCGGTATCACTTCGTGCTGGACGGCCAGGACACGCCCGACCCGTATGCCCGCTTTCTGCCCGACGGTCTGCACGGCGACGCAGAAATCATCGATACCCGGCAGTTCCACTGGCAGCACGCTGGCTGGCACGGCATCTCGCTGCACGAATGCGTGTTCTACGAGCTGCACGTCGGCACGTTTACTCCGGAGGGCACGTACGCCAGTGCCGTTCAGAAGCTGCCGTACCTGAAGGAACTGGGCATCACCGCCGTCGAACTGATGCCGCTGGCGGCCTTTCCCGGCGAGCGCGGCTGGGGGTACGACGGCGCGGCGATGTTTGCCCCGCACGCCAGCTACGGGCGGCCCGAAGACCTGCAAGCCTTTGTGGACGCGGCACACGCACTGGGCCTCGCGGTCTTTCTGGACGTGGTGTACAACCACTTCGGGCCGGACGGCAACTTTCTGTCGGCCTTCAGTCCGTCGTATTTCACCGACCGTTTTCAGAGTCCGTGGGGCGACGGGCTGGATTACCACGAGCCACACATGCGCCGCTATATCACCGACAACGCCCTGATGTGGCTGACCGAATACCGCATCGACGGACTGCGCCTCGACGCGACCCAGGCGATGCAGGACGACAGCGACAAGCACATTCTTCAGGAACTGGCCGAGGAGGTACACAGTCTGGGCGGGCATCATCTGATGCTGGCCGAGGACTACCGCAACCTGCCGGAACTCGTCACCGATTTTCATCTGGACTGCATCTGGGTGGACGATTTTCACCACGAGGTGCGCGTGACGCTGACCGCCGAACAGGACGGCTATTACGGCCCCTTCGAGGGCGGCGCGGCGGCCCTGTCACACGTGCTGCGGCGCGGCTGGGTGTTCGAGGGGCAGGAGTGGCCGCTGGAAGAGCGCCCGCGTGGCAAACCCGCCGACCGACTGGACGCGCCCAACTTCGTGTATTTCATCCAGAACCACGACCAGATCGGCAACCGCGCTTCGGGCGACCGACTCAATCATCATCCGGCGGTGTCGCCCCGCGCCTTCCGAGCCGCCAGCATGCTGCTGCTGACGCTGCCGATGACGCCGCTGCTGTTTCAGGGTCAGGAATGGGCGGCCAGTACGCCGTTTTTGTTCTTTACCGATCATCACGGCGAGCTGGGCAAGCTGGTTTCAGAGGGCCGTAAACAGGAATTCGGACACTTCGAGGGGTTCTCGGGCGATGTGCCCGATCCGCAGGACGCAGCGACCTTCGAGGCCAGCCGCCTGAACTGGGCCGAGCAGAACAGCGGCGAACACGCGCAGACGCTGGCGCTGTACCGCGACCTGCTGGCCCTGCGCCGCTCGGACGCGGTCCTGAAGGACAGCCGCCGCGACACGCTGGAAGCCGGGCACAGGGGCGACCTGCTGTGGGTGCGCCGCAGCGACAGGCACGGAGTTCGGCTGCTGCTGTGGAACCTGGGAGCCACCGTTCACATGCAGGATGTCGAGCTGCCACACCCAATCCCGCCCCGTCTGCTGATTCACAGTGAGGGCCATTACCGCGACGAAGCGTTTACACACGGCGTCCTGGGACAGCATGAAGCAGTGCTGCTGGCGGGGCCGTGA
- a CDS encoding dipeptide epimerase gives MSVTSRTLELHTRQPFGIARWTHSAYPRTFVSFEQGGLTGRGEAAPNAFYGETRATVEAVLPTLQSSLQDPWDWEGLHARLSAVFPHHHPSVKCALEMAALEWCALSAGVPVWKLLGLSPSPIPESSYTVSIAELPEMRRQAREAVQQGYGVLKVKLGTARDVQIVEQLREEAPGVRLRIDANAAWSRHQAKRMLEVLDAAQVELVEQPLAAHDLEGHADLRRLSKVPIMADESLHHVSDVPALSRSFDAVNLKLAKLGGPLQTLSALRTARALGMSVMMGCMIESSLGIAAAAALAGLCDWADLDGALLLADDPFSGLEWNAGTLQRPVAAGWGVVETGASEG, from the coding sequence GTGAGCGTCACTTCCCGCACCCTGGAACTGCATACCCGCCAGCCGTTCGGCATCGCCCGCTGGACGCATTCGGCGTACCCGCGCACCTTCGTGAGCTTTGAGCAGGGCGGCCTGACCGGGCGCGGCGAGGCGGCACCCAATGCGTTTTACGGCGAAACCCGCGCCACCGTGGAAGCGGTGCTGCCCACGCTGCAAAGCTCGCTGCAAGACCCCTGGGACTGGGAAGGGCTGCACGCCCGCCTGAGCGCCGTCTTTCCGCACCACCACCCCAGCGTCAAATGCGCGTTGGAGATGGCGGCGCTGGAGTGGTGTGCGCTGTCGGCGGGGGTGCCGGTCTGGAAACTGCTGGGCCTGTCGCCCTCCCCCATTCCCGAATCGAGCTATACCGTCTCGATTGCCGAGCTGCCCGAGATGCGGCGGCAGGCGCGGGAAGCCGTGCAGCAGGGCTACGGCGTCCTGAAAGTGAAACTGGGAACGGCGCGGGACGTGCAGATCGTCGAGCAACTGCGAGAGGAAGCGCCGGGCGTGCGCCTGAGAATCGACGCCAACGCCGCCTGGAGCCGACATCAGGCCAAACGCATGCTGGAGGTGCTGGACGCCGCGCAGGTCGAGCTGGTCGAGCAGCCGCTGGCCGCGCACGATCTGGAAGGGCACGCCGACCTGAGGCGGCTGTCGAAGGTGCCGATCATGGCCGACGAGAGCCTGCACCACGTTTCAGACGTGCCCGCGCTCAGCCGCAGTTTCGACGCCGTGAACCTGAAACTTGCCAAGCTGGGCGGCCCGCTGCAAACCCTCTCGGCGCTGCGAACCGCCCGCGCCCTGGGCATGAGCGTCATGATGGGCTGCATGATCGAAAGCAGTCTGGGCATCGCCGCCGCCGCCGCACTGGCGGGCCTGTGCGACTGGGCCGACCTGGACGGAGCGCTGCTGCTGGCAGACGACCCGTTCAGCGGACTGGAGTGGAACGCCGGAACGCTGCAAAGGCCCGTAGCTGCGGGCTGGGGTGTGGTGGAAACAGGCGCGAGCGAAGGATGA
- a CDS encoding ABC transporter substrate-binding protein translates to MLLPALLLSASASAQDSSTLRLAVFPNVTHAAGLVGIQRGLFQSELGKTKLVVRPFANGSQVNEAFAAGAIDAAYVGPGPAINAFLRGLPIQVYAGAANAGAVLVTRGDVKLSSVKGLSGKSVAVPTRGSTQDISLRHLLHENGLKATDEGGTVTVVPIDPANVPAAFASKQVDAAIVQEPWGAYVQAQGARLLVNEKGIWNGGDYTTTVLVVNTDYAKKNPDAVKALLRGHVAAINFINTNNAGAQLAIGRQIAAFTGTKTDTAVLFRALARTRVTWSINLKTLAEYAQLNKEAGFARDVPDLNKFVDLSLLNSLTK, encoded by the coding sequence ATGTTGCTGCCCGCCCTGCTGCTGTCTGCTTCCGCGTCTGCTCAGGACAGCAGCACGCTGCGGCTGGCGGTATTTCCAAACGTGACGCACGCCGCCGGACTGGTGGGCATTCAGCGCGGCCTCTTTCAGAGCGAACTGGGCAAAACCAAGCTGGTGGTACGCCCCTTCGCCAACGGTTCCCAGGTAAACGAGGCCTTTGCTGCCGGGGCCATCGACGCCGCCTACGTGGGGCCAGGGCCAGCCATCAACGCCTTTCTGCGCGGACTGCCGATTCAGGTGTATGCGGGCGCTGCCAACGCGGGCGCGGTGCTGGTGACTCGGGGCGACGTGAAGCTGAGCAGCGTGAAGGGCCTGAGCGGAAAGTCGGTGGCGGTGCCCACGCGTGGCAGCACCCAGGACATCAGCCTGCGCCACCTGCTGCACGAAAACGGCCTGAAGGCCACCGATGAGGGCGGCACCGTGACGGTGGTTCCTATCGACCCGGCCAACGTGCCCGCCGCCTTCGCCTCCAAGCAGGTCGATGCCGCCATCGTGCAGGAACCCTGGGGAGCCTACGTGCAGGCGCAGGGTGCACGCCTGCTGGTCAACGAGAAAGGCATCTGGAACGGCGGCGACTACACCACCACCGTGCTGGTCGTGAACACCGATTACGCCAAGAAGAATCCAGACGCGGTGAAGGCGCTGCTGCGCGGGCACGTGGCCGCCATCAACTTCATCAATACCAACAACGCCGGGGCGCAGCTTGCCATCGGGCGGCAGATCGCGGCGTTCACCGGCACCAAGACCGATACGGCGGTGCTGTTCAGAGCGCTGGCCCGTACCCGCGTGACCTGGAGCATCAATCTGAAGACGCTTGCCGAGTACGCCCAGCTGAACAAGGAGGCCGGATTTGCCCGCGACGTGCCCGACCTGAACAAGTTCGTCGATCTGAGCCTGCTGAACAGCCTGACGAAATAA
- a CDS encoding C40 family peptidase, translating into MTQTQELDLRIHAVNTERNVVEAALAQQFPAFTALTPRPASAAGQVGLHARPDELAPQVTEALYGEALEVLEELEGGWAWIRTLHDGYLGYARSEGLSEVRPASVKITALRAHLYAAPSIKAPLLSRLSSGAGLHVLGEQEQHGEYSWWRVAFKDREGFVRTSATEPQEPGDFEDELRQYLGVPYVWGGRSAWGIDCSGLAQLVTRLPLPRDADQQRDVLPATRTPRQGDLAFFPGHVGIMLDERRMIHANATHMAVSIETLGEGSYGRKLAQTLTGFGRVPDDLGAAQDAAK; encoded by the coding sequence ATGACGCAGACTCAGGAACTCGACCTGCGGATTCACGCGGTCAATACCGAACGAAACGTGGTGGAAGCGGCGCTGGCACAGCAGTTCCCGGCCTTCACCGCCCTGACGCCCCGCCCCGCCTCCGCTGCCGGGCAGGTTGGCCTGCACGCCCGCCCTGATGAGTTGGCCCCGCAGGTCACAGAGGCGCTGTACGGCGAGGCGCTGGAGGTGCTGGAAGAGCTGGAAGGCGGCTGGGCCTGGATTCGTACGCTTCACGACGGCTATCTGGGCTATGCCCGCAGCGAGGGCCTGAGTGAAGTGCGCCCGGCTTCTGTGAAAATAACTGCCCTCAGAGCGCACCTGTACGCCGCGCCGAGCATCAAAGCGCCGCTGCTCAGCCGACTCAGCAGCGGCGCGGGGCTGCACGTGCTGGGCGAGCAGGAGCAGCACGGAGAGTATTCGTGGTGGCGGGTGGCCTTCAAAGACCGGGAAGGCTTCGTCCGAACGTCGGCAACGGAGCCGCAGGAGCCGGGCGACTTTGAAGATGAGCTGCGTCAGTATCTGGGCGTGCCCTACGTGTGGGGCGGGCGCAGCGCCTGGGGCATCGACTGTTCGGGGCTGGCGCAGCTCGTGACGCGCCTTCCCCTACCCCGCGACGCCGACCAGCAGCGAGATGTTCTGCCAGCCACCCGCACGCCTCGCCAAGGCGATCTGGCCTTCTTTCCCGGTCATGTGGGCATCATGCTGGACGAGCGCCGCATGATCCACGCCAACGCTACGCACATGGCCGTGAGTATCGAGACGCTGGGCGAGGGCAGTTATGGCCGAAAGCTCGCCCAGACCCTGACCGGCTTCGGGCGTGTCCCCGACGACCTCGGAGCCGCACAGGACGCAGCCAAGTGA
- a CDS encoding dipeptidase, with translation MSAVFDAHLDLAFNAALGRDLTQPLTLLRSHDPVDNQTACVTFGELKRSGVGACFGTLFAAPASADFPAGYEDWQGARRQALAQLDQYRHWEDSEHIRLLNSGAELKEHLNGWDDQRPLGVVLLMEGADPLRDADDLPFWHEVGVRLIGPAWGRTRYAGGTEAPGPLTDRGRDLLIGMRDLNVTLDASHLDDESFWEALELQPQVIASHSNSRAFVPGNRHLSDDMARAIGERGGVIGLVALSSFIRAGWKDGDTRASFAQWAEHAGHYADLIGWNRVGLGSDLDGGFGLEKALDGMKRYSDVLRLLDEVPEHEREGVRGQNWRRWAEEHL, from the coding sequence CCTGCTCAGAAGCCATGATCCGGTGGACAATCAGACCGCCTGCGTCACCTTCGGAGAACTGAAGCGGTCAGGCGTGGGCGCGTGTTTCGGCACGCTGTTCGCGGCTCCGGCCTCGGCAGACTTTCCGGCGGGCTACGAGGACTGGCAGGGGGCGCGGCGGCAGGCGCTGGCACAGCTCGACCAGTACCGTCACTGGGAGGACAGCGAACACATCCGGCTGCTGAACAGCGGGGCAGAGTTGAAAGAGCATCTGAACGGCTGGGATGATCAGAGGCCGCTGGGCGTGGTGCTGCTGATGGAGGGAGCCGACCCGCTGCGCGACGCCGACGATCTGCCGTTCTGGCACGAAGTGGGCGTGCGGCTGATCGGCCCGGCGTGGGGGCGCACCCGCTATGCAGGCGGTACCGAAGCGCCAGGGCCACTGACCGACCGGGGCCGCGACCTGCTGATCGGCATGCGCGACCTGAACGTCACCCTCGACGCCTCGCACCTCGACGACGAGAGCTTCTGGGAGGCGCTGGAACTCCAGCCGCAGGTGATCGCCAGCCACAGCAACAGCCGCGCCTTCGTGCCGGGCAATCGCCACCTCTCGGACGACATGGCCCGCGCTATCGGAGAGCGCGGCGGCGTCATCGGTCTGGTGGCGCTCAGCAGCTTTATCCGGGCGGGCTGGAAGGACGGCGACACCCGCGCCAGCTTCGCGCAGTGGGCCGAGCACGCCGGACACTACGCCGATCTGATCGGCTGGAACAGGGTTGGGCTGGGCAGCGATCTGGACGGCGGATTCGGACTGGAAAAAGCACTGGACGGCATGAAGCGGTACAGCGACGTGCTGCGCCTGCTCGACGAAGTGCCAGAACATGAGCGCGAAGGCGTCAGAGGCCAGAACTGGCGGCGCTGGGCGGAGGAACATCTATGA
- the glgX gene encoding glycogen debranching protein GlgX, with protein sequence MSTPQQMVRPGKSSPLGSSWDGHGTNFALYSENASSVTLCLFDDQGNETQYPLTERTAFVWHGCLPGVGPGQRYGYRVDGEYNPDAGLRFNKNVVLTDPYAHALAGTEEFDRGVFAYDFDGEEDRTPTASDQQGAPKAVVVDHSFDWQNDAMPDIPLHQSVIYEAHAKGLSMLHPDVPEELRGTYAGIATEPILNYLKELGITAIELMPVHQHVDDPFLLDKGLTNYWGYSSLAFFAPDVRYSAYANRGQGGGELGGEVREFKEMVRALHAAGIEVILDVVYNHTAEGNHMGPTLSFKGIDNPTYYRLVGDNARFYYDTTGTGNSLNVRHPQTLQLIMDSLRYWIQEMHVDGFRFDLASTLARGLHEVDQLSSFFTIIHQDPIISGVKLIAEPWDVGEGGYQVGNFPVQWAEWNGIYRDDMRAFWKGEGGLASEIGYRLTGSSDLYKNDGRAPYASINFITAHDGFTLHDTVTYNDKHNDANGENNQDGHNDNRSWNCGVEGETDDAEINALRNRQKRNFLATLMLSQGTPMLLGGDEFGRTQGGNNNAYCQDNEISWFDWANQDTVLLDFTRRLIRLRREHPGLHRRKFFSGRPIRGNVQDIIWLRHDGQVMEDADWDNPQTQSLAMFLDGNGLNDLNAEGEPLRDDHLLILFSGSHIDLPFTLPALAGCENWELLLNTADDEAAQTTVEAGGETTLTARSVQLYRCARSKK encoded by the coding sequence ATGTCTACACCTCAACAAATGGTCCGTCCTGGCAAATCCTCTCCCCTGGGTTCCTCCTGGGACGGGCACGGAACCAATTTCGCGCTGTACAGCGAGAACGCCTCTTCCGTCACGCTCTGCCTCTTCGACGATCAGGGCAACGAAACCCAGTATCCCCTGACCGAGCGCACCGCCTTCGTATGGCACGGGTGCCTGCCCGGTGTGGGGCCGGGCCAGCGCTACGGCTACCGTGTAGACGGCGAGTACAACCCCGACGCGGGCCTGAGATTCAACAAAAACGTGGTGCTGACCGACCCCTACGCGCACGCGCTGGCAGGCACCGAGGAATTTGACCGGGGCGTGTTCGCCTACGATTTTGACGGCGAGGAAGACCGTACACCCACGGCCAGCGACCAGCAGGGCGCACCGAAAGCAGTGGTGGTCGATCATTCCTTCGACTGGCAGAACGACGCCATGCCCGATATTCCGCTGCACCAGTCGGTCATCTACGAGGCGCACGCCAAGGGTCTGAGCATGCTGCACCCCGACGTGCCCGAGGAACTGCGCGGCACGTATGCGGGCATCGCCACCGAGCCGATCCTGAACTATCTGAAGGAACTGGGCATCACGGCGATTGAGCTGATGCCTGTTCACCAGCACGTCGATGATCCGTTTCTGCTCGACAAGGGCCTGACGAATTACTGGGGCTATTCCAGCCTGGCCTTTTTCGCCCCCGACGTACGCTACAGCGCGTATGCCAACCGGGGCCAGGGCGGCGGCGAACTGGGCGGCGAGGTGCGCGAGTTCAAGGAGATGGTGCGGGCGCTGCACGCGGCGGGCATCGAGGTCATTCTGGACGTGGTGTACAACCATACCGCCGAGGGCAATCACATGGGGCCGACGCTCAGCTTCAAGGGCATCGACAACCCGACGTATTACCGGCTGGTGGGCGACAATGCCCGTTTCTATTACGACACCACCGGCACCGGCAACAGCCTGAACGTGCGCCACCCGCAGACGCTGCAACTCATCATGGATTCGCTGCGTTACTGGATTCAGGAAATGCACGTGGACGGCTTCCGCTTCGATCTGGCGAGCACGCTGGCACGCGGCCTGCACGAAGTCGATCAGCTGTCCAGCTTCTTCACCATCATCCATCAGGACCCGATCATCAGCGGCGTGAAGCTGATCGCGGAACCCTGGGACGTGGGCGAGGGCGGCTATCAGGTGGGCAACTTCCCGGTGCAGTGGGCCGAGTGGAACGGCATTTACCGCGACGACATGCGGGCCTTCTGGAAGGGTGAGGGCGGGCTGGCCTCCGAGATCGGGTATCGCCTGACCGGCAGCAGCGACCTGTACAAGAACGACGGGCGTGCGCCGTATGCCAGCATCAACTTCATTACCGCCCACGACGGCTTCACGCTGCACGACACCGTGACGTATAACGACAAGCACAACGACGCCAACGGGGAAAACAACCAGGACGGCCACAACGATAACCGCTCGTGGAACTGCGGTGTAGAGGGCGAAACCGACGACGCCGAGATCAATGCCCTGAGAAACAGGCAGAAACGCAACTTCCTGGCGACCCTGATGCTGTCTCAGGGCACCCCGATGCTGCTGGGCGGCGACGAATTCGGACGCACCCAGGGCGGCAACAACAACGCCTACTGTCAGGACAACGAGATTTCGTGGTTCGACTGGGCCAACCAGGACACCGTTCTGCTCGACTTCACCCGCCGCCTGATTCGTCTGCGGCGCGAGCACCCGGGGCTGCACCGCCGCAAGTTCTTTTCCGGGCGGCCCATTCGCGGCAACGTGCAGGACATCATCTGGCTGCGGCACGACGGACAGGTCATGGAAGATGCCGACTGGGACAACCCGCAAACCCAGAGCCTCGCCATGTTCCTCGATGGCAACGGCCTGAACGACCTGAACGCCGAGGGCGAACCGCTGCGCGACGACCACCTGCTGATTCTGTTTTCCGGCAGCCACATCGACCTGCCGTTTACCCTGCCCGCCCTGGCTGGCTGCGAGAACTGGGAACTGCTGCTGAACACTGCCGACGATGAGGCCGCACAGACCACCGTCGAGGCAGGCGGAGAAACCACCCTGACAGCCCGCAGCGTGCAGCTGTACCGCTGCGCCCGCAGCAAGAAGTGA